gacatgattatttttttaacttgtcCGCGATTACTACCAGTATTATTAGATTACGAGGCACTCAAACTTGTTTTCGCCAAAACATGCAGCAAACACGGCTGTAGACTAAAATAGTTTAAAACCGGTCATGGTATGGCTTCGATTCCAAATTAAGAAATGGACGGAGGAGTGATAAAAGCAAGTTACCCTGGGCACAAAAACGTCTCTCTCGAACATGGTCGCCTCTCatcagaaaattaaaaatccccTGACCCTTAAACAATTTCACAGACATTTTATTAATGAGAAACAATCCATGTTTCCATTTGCTTCTGCTCAGTATTTCTGCAGCCcattgctatttttttcttcattttcaaccCTTTTGACTGGATTTTGTGAGCAAAGCATTTGACTTCACGAACAAATTCCCTGCCTTTTCAGTGACTTtgacaaaatcaaagaatttCCCTGCCTTTTAAAGAAATTCCCTGACTTCTCCCTGACCTTAAAAAAGTGTCGTTTTTCCTTGACCGTGGTAATCCTGTcttcattcttttattttcactttccaGGTCGATTCTACAAATTTGGAAGTAAAAACCGTGATAAAGGAAGAAGAAGgtaaaataactttctttccTTCAATGTATGAAGGCAGCGGGTaccaaaaatgcaaagaaaagcCTTTAACAGCAAGAGGGTTTGACAATTTGCCGGTTACGACTAAGGAAAATTCCAACAGCGAACAGGTTTGCCTGTCAAATCAAGCAGAGCGCCCCAATGAAGAAGATGGAGTCCAAAAACAAAGATCAAAGGCCTCTCTAAACGAGGCATTACCAAACTTAAACAGGCAAGATCATAAAGAGCCAGCCAGATTATTAAAGTGCTGGAACAAGgcaagaaaggaaaacatgGCTAGAAATTTTGCCCAGACTCAAAGTGACGAGGGTATCAATCTCATTAAATATTTCCGCTCGAGACTTATCACTGGTTCCAAGATAGAGGCTGCTCAAGATACTCCAGATGCTTCTGCTAATCGTGAAGCTTACAAAGCCGTCCCCAGACCACCTCCTCCAGGATTTGAAACCAATGGAGCCGGGTTTGCTGTGCTTATTGGGATTAATGGGTCAAAACACGCGCACGTAGCACCCGCAGGAAATTGAGCTGTCACTTTCGCTGCACTGATAAGcatgtttgcttttttttttgtcttgattttttcgcTTTGTTGACATttgtcgtttttctttttgattgcCAGTAGACTTGACATGTTACTCTGTACAAAGTTGATTTACTCAATAAAACCTACATTTTGTGGGGTGATTTCTCACAAAGTCTAAATTGTATATCTGGAGAAGGATGTCTTGTTTTTCTACCACtgctgaaatttttcttttttttgcgcCGCGGAATCAATTTTTGCTAAAAGAAATGGGGTAGGAACCAGGGAGCCCATGCGCTTGGGGTACAGGACAGGAGCTCCAGTGATCCTGTTACCCGTGTAGCTGGCGGAATATTTTATCACGGGACTATTAGTCCCCATGTGCAGTGATAGCTAAAAAGTTATGGAACATATTCTTCATGCACTACAAGATTTCATATTTCatacaataaaacacttttgcTTAGGTCAGGGAAAAATGCAATGATCGTTGTCCTAAGTAAGGAATAATTCCTCATCACTCAATTTAATAATTTACTGATTATCTCCcaacatttctcaaaaaatATTCCTAGACAACTACCTTTAACATCCATACTAgttttcaaagcaaggtcaGTGTACGAAAACGCTGCGATTGCCTCTTATTCACTTTTACAAAACTTGAGGCCACTACTCCCCGATAAATatctgcaatctgattggcaaGCTACGTAAGacgagaattttcattgaaattgatttcttcatataaattacaaacaaaaactcacaAACTCGGAGCACAAAATTGGCGATTAAGACGTCGAGATCTCTTGcaccaatttttttcagtctcTCTCAGCTCGTTCCTGGAAACTACATTATTTCTTAGCAATGAGGCATCTCTCTGTTTTCTTGATGCTATACAAAGTCAAACAATCAaattgttctgtattttcaaatatctctgaTTGTAACCGTTATTTCTGGCAGTTGCCCAACGATTGCTTCGCATGAAGCATGAAACTCAAAGTTGCGAATAAATGACCAAATAACCTAACTCTTGCATTACAATNNNNNNNNNNNNNNNNNNNNNNNNNNNNNNNNNNNNNNNNNNNNNNNNNNNNNNNNNNNNNNNNNNNNNNNNNNNNNNNNNNNNNNNNNNNNNNNNNNNNNNNNNNNNNNNNNNNNNNNNNNNNNNNNNNNNNNNNNNNNNNNNNNNNNNNNNNNNNNNNNNNNNNNNNNNNNNNNNNNNNNNNNNNNNNNNNNNNNNNNaaaacttttttgtggaaagtttggatcatttccgacgtttagaagtacgtgAAAAGGCacgaaatgtttttttgtgacgagtctacgtctgtctgaccaaaaggtgttacacaacatcgcatcttcatcaagttttttttttcgatttcgctcggattttctcgcttttttcgctcgtatttcgtacaaatttttggagtttaaggaatttaataaaacaattattccattcgcgcttgttggatatgagacgggttatagccaactcggcgctacgcgcctcgttggctatttaccatctcatatcgaacgcgcgctcatggaatgattgttaaatatacatacatatatatatatatatatatacatatatatatatatatatatatatatatatatatatatataatatatatatatatatatatatatatatataattgtaatgcaagagcatatatttatatatatatacacatatatcATCCTTTCACTCTGTGATCAACCTTGCCTTTTCTTCTCCGATAAATTACAAAGACGTTTTAAAATACTGAGGTTACATTAAGTTCATTCAAATTTTCTCAGTCTCAGAGCGAATACTGTcgtaatttgaaaatgatattgACATAACTACCAGTGGAGTGATTGCTGCGGtatatttttccaatttttctggCCTTAATCAGCTCCTCCAAAAATGTAttacaacaatattttgaaatatcactatTAATCTAAAAGCCAGTTACCATTGGTTATTACAGTCATACTTTTACTCAAAGAATCAATTAAGACTAAGAGCAACAGAAAATGGAAAAggttaataatagtaataataataacaacaaaacaaacaaaaaagcagcATTATCTCTCTGCATGCTACCAGTATCTTCTTCCTTTCTCAATGCAACTGCAGTACACTAGCCAAAAATACTTCATTTCATTAATTGGCTAACATTTGATTGAATATATGGTCAAAGCTGTGCAATGTTACCTATCAGCACCTACAATAATCATTTGTTGATAGCCAGGAAAACATCAATAGTTCGCAAACTAATTGTGAGCTTGCACAACTGACAAATCACTTGcgatttgaaaatacaagtcCAACCAATGCTGCGGCTCCACCCATTACTAGTGCTGTACCTCCCAATATGCCAAGGCCAATTAAGCCATctgcaaataaatgaaaagcaacaacaaacaagatgATAAGAATGGTCCTTGGAAAAGAGATCAGTTATTTGAGTAACATGTTGTATCAACTTGCAATCCCTGCTCCCTAAGTTCAATTCCTGTTCTGGCTGCCAGCTATAATTATTCTTGGTTATTCCCTGTTGAACTGTTTGTTTGCACTAGTAACTAACCAACATGTCTGCGCCCACTAAAAAAGGTGAACTGGATCAGCCATGTTCTGCCAAGGAGGGGTGACTGGGAAACAGAGCTGGGGTAGACAACAAAATGGTTTGCACCTAGagtacaacaaaaataacctGAACAAGAAAGGTGGAAGTAGAGAGCACAGAGATGGTGATTGCAAGAGACTGAGCAGGCATTTATTGTGTgcttaccgtatttactctaATAAGCGCCGTGGCGCTTACGTAATTTTTTGCGCCACaggtgcggcgcttattccaGGGCGGTGCTTATTcaagggcggcgcttatttaaacattgtaacagaatattttactttttctatatttttattcaacggtacactttctgcctgttaattttcctatggactgatactaaactgatggtaaatctagaattacaaGCGAAATTCACGCAGTGAAAAAAACTcgaaagtttcatgataacgagagcgaaaatatcagcAGTGAGAGCATCGGGGGCAGCGCTTAgtaacttttttgtcccaattgcggcgcttattcaagggcggcgcttattcgagtaaatgcAGTAAGTCTGTATCCTGTCAGTTGTGATTCTTCATATGACTTAAGGACTATCCCAGAGACAGTACGGTGGAATTAATTTCAGGAAAACCAAACATAATACCACACACAAAACCATCACTATGACAATCAGTCCACATAGCCTCTGACCTTTCTTCATCTGatcattgattttttcttgGAGTTCAATGGCCTGCCTATTAGTAGGCTCAATCTGTAACAATCTGTTTATGTACCTTAAGGCTTTCTTGTACTCCTggtaagaaaacaaatttaaagagATTAAAGGCATTGATATGATGAATTGGAGATGATTAATCCATGCAAAAATGTGCTAAGTGAGaccataatttatttcaataataaataaattattatttgactCATCATGATGTGTTCCATAAATAGTCAATAGCAATATAACTatacaaagaaaatatcatTGTAAAATGTCATC
This sequence is a window from Acropora palmata chromosome 9, jaAcrPala1.3, whole genome shotgun sequence. Protein-coding genes within it:
- the LOC141892828 gene encoding uncharacterized protein LOC141892828 isoform X2, with protein sequence MAGRNRKKKHGCVDGPQFLSPKKEDPWTLVRRLEARLAQEKFYHEKTKTESQYEVKTLQARIKSLERQRKTLLEKLEQNPIEQQTKLEKELNEISRQLRETAQKLAEQILAARKPSKEEKKALFECHPKENLSSDMFTTTAVIERVEDQEWWEPTEMWDKSGDEKDQAEREEKRQTKDTKKMVDSTNLEVKTVIKEEEGKITFFPSMYEGSGYQKCKEKPLTARGFDNLPVTTKENSNSEQVCLSNQAERPNEEDGVQKQRSKASLNEALPNLNRQDHKEPARLLKCWNKARKENMARNFAQTQSDEGINLIKYFRSRLITGSKIEAAQDTPDASANREAYKAVPRPPPPGFETNGAGFAVLIGINGSKHAHVAPAGN